The Diadema setosum chromosome 4, eeDiaSeto1, whole genome shotgun sequence genome window below encodes:
- the LOC140227848 gene encoding carbonic anhydrase-like, producing the protein MPFFSFFFFIITGAKWDYHGPLGPHHWHAINGSQCGGKSQSPINFIPSQVVETDLGQFVFEGLYGFQSPVYPGQGGGQGGGQGGGQGVGPGGGQGGGQGGGQGGGQGGWNNGWGNGGSQWGNSGWGNGGRNGWWNQGMGNNGQRWSNPFGNLRMPYGGGSPRPRPTVFGMQGPTDVMLPSDNHIPNVPRTPQNYRYGPTRPVTVSNDGHTLKVGLEDYYVLKGGSLPTAYKPAQLHFHWGTTHDRGSEHTINGRAYAAELHLVHYNSEYRTIKDAMTQPGGLAVLGFFIEATDIDNPHFDPLLDVTDSVKFKGAEILYRAHLPLRDMLPADLNNFFRYNGSLTVPMCYESVIWTVFLEPIRLSHSQLDMFRELYQGLVVEPNGQLEPLLIEDNFRPTQPLFGRKVLRSIASGPQVGWSQNAAGALLPAKITLLLSAVVAVVCRVL; encoded by the exons CAGTGTGGAGGCAAAAGTCAGTCACCGATTAACTTCATACCAAGTCAAGTGGTGGAAACCGACTTGGGGCAATTTGTATTCGAGGGGCTCTACGGCTTCCAAAGTCCAGTCTACCCCGGTCAAGGAGGCGGTCAAGGAGGGGGTCAAGGAGGGGGTCAAGGCGTTGGTCCAGGCGGTGGCCAAGGGGGTGGTCAAGGGGGCGGCCAAGGCGGTGGTCAAGGCGGCTGGAACAATGGGTGGGGCAACGGCGGCTCCCAGTGGGGTAACAGCGGATGGGGCAACGGTGGGCGAAACGGCTGGTGGAACCAAGGGATGGGCAACAACGGGCAGCGGTGGAGCAACCCATTCGGGAATCTGCGGATGCCGTACGGCGGTGGATCACCGCGACCGCGCCCAACGGTATTCGGTATGCAGGGGCCCACTGACGTCATGCTTCCCAGCGACAACCACATCCCCAACGTGCCCCGCACTCCTCAGAACTACAGATACGGCCCAACCAGACCAGTCACGGTTTCGAATGACGGACACACCC TCAAAGTTGGACTGGAGGATTACTACGTTCTGAAGGGAGGCAGCCTTCCAACTGCCTACAAACCAGCACAGCTTCACTTCCACTGGGGCACAACACACGACAGGGGATCCGAACACACCATCAACGGTCGCGCCTACGCAGCCGAG CTCCATCTCGTCCACTACAATAGCGAGTACAGGACCATCAAGGACGCCATGACCCAGCCAGGAGGCCTTGCTGTTCTCGGTTTCTTCATCGAG GCCACAGATATAGACAATCCCCATTTTGACCCTCTCCTCGATGTGACAGATAGTGTTAAATTTAAAG gaGCTGAAATCCTCTACAGAGCTCACCTGCCTCTTCGAGATATGCTTCCCGCTGACCTGAACAACTTCTTCCGGTACAACGGCTCCCTCACCGTCCCCATGTGCTACGAAAGTGTCATCTGGACAGTTTTTCTCGAACCCATCCGACTTTCGCACAGCCAG TTGGACATGTTCCGAGAGCTGTACCAGGGTCTGGTGGTGGAGCCTAACGGTCAGCTTGAGCCCCTCCTCATCGAAGACAACTTCCGCCCCACCCAGCCCCTGTTCGGTCGCAAGGTCCTCCGCAGCATTGCCAGCGGGCCGCAAGTCGGCTGGAGCCAGAACGCCGCCGGTGCTTTGCTTCCCGCCAAAATTACCCTGCTCCTGTCTGCGGTGGTTGCTGTCGTCTGCCGCGTACTATAA
- the LOC140227236 gene encoding uncharacterized protein, which produces MKFNERNVSYFASCNSPVDKTGFLLKKADNHRNFQKRWFVLKGNLLFYYDKEGDKEPQGVIILESCRVELADLEDCLYCFQISFSVKDSRTYVMAATSQEEMESWMKVLSCSSYDYIKAMVDELQKQLDELTHGNSENSPMMLVRSSVIQSGEAPEAEGATGGAAAGGAAAPQEHPMELPPKTHMGTYERGKTESLAHKGAPRQSAYQANTLTLNNYSNPSYDIWDPLVPNSDEGQGDPSNGAARTIPHTLLERESSESEEEEEKPHDSSNNSNKNVNAHTDYKQDQTDSLSTSRLLSAGRRVKSVFYENINLALPLSGSASTDTSPRLARRALHNRAFHRGAHNAQGCKSAQTGQSVFHVHDEGVRSFADMHEEFGMLIVKKMNLFRQRKTASKQQAT; this is translated from the coding sequence ATGAAGTTCAACGAGCGCAACGTGTCCTACTTTGCATCGTGTAACTCGCCCGTGGATAAGACGGGATTTCTCTTGAAGAAGGCGGACAACCATCGGAACTTCCAGAAACGTTGGTTTGTCCTTAAGGGGAACCTCCTCTTCTACTATGACAAGGAAGGGGACAAGGAGCCCCAGGGGGTCATCATTCTGGAAAGTTGCCGGGTGGAGCTGGCTGACCTGGAGGACTGCCTCTACTGCTTCCAGATCTCATTTTCGGTGAAGGACTCGCGAACGTACGTCATGGCCGCCACCAGTCAGGAGGAGATGGAGTCTTGGATGAAGGTTCTCTCCTGCTCCAGCTATGACTACATCAAGGCCATGGTGGACGAGCTCCAGAAGCAGCTGGACGAACTGACCCACGGCAACAGCGAGAACTCGCCCATGATGCTGGTGCGCAGCTCCGTCATCCAGAGCGGGGAAGCGCCCGAGGCGGAAGGGGCAACAGGTGGAGCAGCCGCTGGTGGGGCGGCTGCACCCCAGGAGCATCCGATGGAGCTCCCACCCAAGACGCACATGGGCACCTATGAGCGGGGCAAGACCGAGTCGCTGGCACACAAGGGGGCACCCCGACAGAGCGCCTACCAGGCCAACACCCTCACGCTGAACAATTACAGTAATCCCTCCTACGACATCTGGGATCCACTAGTGCCAAATTCGGATGAGGGACAGGGGGATCCATCCAACGGTGCCGCCAGGACCATCCCTCACACTCTCCTGGAGCGGGAGAGTTCCGAGAgcgaagaagaggaggagaagccGCATGACTCCTCAAACAACTCCAACAAGAACGTCAACGCCCACACTGATTACAAGCAGGACCAAACGGACAGCCTGTCCACATCAAGGCTCCTCTCTGCCGGTCGTCGCGTCAAGTCGGTGTTCTATGAAAACATTAACCTTGCACTTCCCTTGTCCGGTTCCGCCTCCACTGACACAAGCCCCAGGCTCGCACGAAGGGCACTCCATAACAGGGCCTTCCACAGAGGGGCCCACAACGCACAGGGCTGCAAGTCTGCGCAGACCGGACAGTCGGTCTTTCACGTTCATGACGAGGGCGTGCGCTCATTTGCGGACATGCACGAGGAATTTGGTATGCtcattgtaaagaaaatgaatttgttcAGACAGAGGAAAACAGCCAGCAAACAACAGGCAACATGA